The following coding sequences are from one Paenibacillus stellifer window:
- a CDS encoding glutathione S-transferase family protein: protein MTTVQNAASEFTREVGSGGAFVRQTNRFVTPFGTADGELPPEPGRYRLLWAPICPWAHRAIIVRAVLGLEDAISVGTANPVRTEQGWEFSLDKDGVDPVLGIRFLPEIYKETDPDYQGRATVPTVVDLTTRKVVNNNYFRLTNDLETAWSAFHKEGAPDLYPAELREVIDALNDILFHEVNNGVYKAGFARSQEAYEQAYDTVFARLDDLEKRLEGRRYLFGSSITDSDVRLYVTLARFDIAYYPVFRTNRNRLIDFPNLWAYARDLYQTPGFGDTTDFEAIKKGYHLGDIASNPLRILPKGPDLSIWTSDHGRERLN from the coding sequence ATGACCACTGTACAGAATGCCGCCTCCGAATTTACGCGCGAGGTCGGCAGCGGCGGCGCATTTGTCCGCCAAACCAACCGGTTCGTCACACCGTTCGGAACTGCTGACGGCGAGCTTCCGCCGGAACCCGGCCGTTACCGGCTGCTGTGGGCGCCGATCTGCCCTTGGGCACACAGGGCCATTATCGTTAGAGCTGTGCTGGGACTTGAGGATGCAATCAGCGTAGGTACGGCCAACCCGGTGCGTACGGAACAAGGATGGGAGTTCTCACTTGATAAGGATGGCGTCGATCCCGTGCTGGGCATCCGCTTTTTACCCGAGATTTACAAGGAGACGGACCCCGATTACCAAGGGCGTGCAACTGTGCCGACTGTTGTGGATTTAACTACCCGAAAGGTCGTCAACAACAATTATTTCAGACTGACGAATGATCTGGAGACAGCCTGGTCGGCATTTCACAAAGAAGGCGCCCCCGATCTGTACCCGGCTGAGCTTCGGGAGGTGATAGACGCTCTGAACGATATTCTGTTCCATGAGGTTAACAACGGTGTGTACAAGGCGGGATTCGCCCGGTCCCAGGAGGCTTACGAGCAAGCGTATGATACGGTATTCGCCCGGCTCGATGATCTGGAGAAGCGGCTTGAAGGACGGCGGTATTTGTTCGGAAGCTCCATCACGGATTCGGATGTCCGGTTATATGTGACGCTGGCCCGCTTCGACATCGCCTATTACCCGGTCTTTCGGACGAACCGCAACCGGCTGATCGACTTCCCGAATTTATGGGCCTACGCCCGCGACCTGTACCAGACGCCCGGATTCGGTGATACCACGGATTTCGAAGCGATCAAAAAAGGCTATCATCTTGGCGACATCGCCAGCAACCCTCTGCGCATTCTTCCCAAAGGTCCGGACCTCTCCATATGGACGTCGGACCACGGGCGCGAGCGGCTGAACTGA
- a CDS encoding flotillin family protein, whose amino-acid sequence MYGLPDYLLIPAVVIAVLIVLGIAFWARYKTVGPDEAMIVTGSFLGSSHISDDGSGRKIKIVRGGGAFILPVFQKAEFMSLLSHKLDVTTPEVYTEQGVPVIADGVAIIKVGSSVEDVATAAEQFMGKPIESLKAEAQEVLEGHLRAILGTMTVEEVYRNRDRFAQEVQGVAARDLKKMGLQIVSFTIKDVRDKHGYLEALGKPRIAAVKRDAEIAEAEALRDARIQKANAEEQGQKAELLRDTNIAEASRDNQLKIAGFKRDQDTAKAEADQAYHIQEARAKQTAVEEQMKVELVRKMREIDLQEKEIQIREKQYDAEVKKKAEADRYAVEQAAEADRVRKMREADALQYSIEAQAKATAEQKRLEGQAVADAERAKGTAEAEVIRLRGLAEAEAKEKLAEAFQKFGEAAVLDIIVKMLPELAGKIAQPLSSIDKLTVVDTGNGEGAARVSNYVTGLMATAPEMLKSVSGIDVEQLIKGLTKTKSKEAEPTGAQLSLAAKPQTQQPENLKLESQE is encoded by the coding sequence ATGTACGGACTACCCGACTATCTGCTGATTCCCGCTGTGGTCATCGCCGTCCTGATTGTGCTCGGGATTGCGTTCTGGGCTCGGTACAAAACCGTCGGTCCCGATGAAGCGATGATCGTCACCGGGTCTTTTCTCGGATCGAGCCATATCTCGGACGACGGTTCCGGGCGAAAAATAAAAATCGTCCGCGGTGGAGGCGCATTCATTCTTCCTGTCTTTCAGAAAGCCGAATTCATGTCGCTGCTCTCCCACAAGCTCGACGTTACGACACCGGAGGTATATACGGAGCAGGGGGTACCCGTCATAGCGGACGGCGTAGCCATCATCAAGGTGGGCAGCTCCGTCGAGGACGTGGCGACGGCCGCCGAGCAGTTCATGGGCAAGCCGATCGAATCGCTGAAGGCCGAAGCCCAGGAGGTGCTCGAAGGCCATCTGCGGGCGATCCTCGGCACGATGACCGTGGAGGAAGTGTACCGCAACCGCGACCGGTTCGCGCAGGAGGTGCAGGGAGTGGCTGCCCGGGATTTGAAGAAGATGGGACTGCAGATCGTCTCCTTCACCATCAAGGATGTCCGCGACAAGCATGGCTACCTCGAAGCGCTCGGCAAGCCGCGGATCGCGGCGGTGAAGCGGGATGCCGAGATCGCGGAAGCCGAGGCGCTGCGGGATGCGCGAATCCAGAAGGCGAACGCCGAGGAGCAGGGGCAGAAGGCCGAGCTGCTGCGCGATACGAATATCGCAGAAGCGTCGCGCGATAACCAGCTGAAGATCGCCGGGTTCAAACGCGATCAGGATACGGCCAAGGCGGAAGCCGACCAGGCGTATCATATCCAGGAGGCGCGCGCCAAGCAGACGGCTGTCGAAGAGCAGATGAAGGTCGAGCTTGTGCGTAAAATGCGGGAGATTGACCTGCAGGAGAAGGAAATTCAAATCCGCGAGAAGCAGTACGACGCGGAAGTGAAGAAGAAGGCGGAGGCTGACCGCTACGCGGTAGAGCAGGCGGCGGAAGCCGACCGGGTGCGGAAGATGCGCGAGGCGGATGCGCTGCAGTACAGCATTGAGGCTCAGGCGAAGGCTACGGCGGAGCAGAAGCGCCTGGAAGGCCAGGCGGTGGCGGATGCCGAGCGGGCGAAGGGTACAGCCGAAGCGGAAGTAATCCGGCTGAGAGGCTTGGCCGAGGCGGAGGCCAAGGAGAAGCTGGCCGAAGCGTTCCAGAAGTTCGGCGAGGCCGCGGTGCTGGACATCATCGTGAAGATGCTGCCCGAGCTGGCCGGCAAGATCGCCCAGCCGCTGTCGTCCATCGACAAGCTGACGGTTGTGGACACGGGCAACGGAGAAGGCGCAGCTCGTGTCAGCAATTACGTGACCGGGCTGATGGCCACGGCTCCAGAGATGCTGAAGAGCGTCTCCGGCATCGATGTGGAGCAGCTCATCAAGGGCTTGACCAAGACCAAGAGCAAAGAGGCGGAGCCGACTGGCGCCCAGCTTTCTCTGGCTGCGAAGCCGCAGACCCAGCAGCCGGAAAACTTGAAATTGGAAAGCCAGGAATAG
- a CDS encoding AraC family transcriptional regulator — MTRAPGQRFKYHPFQPSFKKSLPTYTKFIESTPSLLSEGIQYFGFHLDAGHLDSMFILPDGCLDIVICCYPHQPSANICGSIVRRRKGIFVRPDCDYFAIRFLPGYAERFLKYPVSEFTENEIPLQDVLPHADRLLEAVAAQSSFTERIRAFEAFYTEHYSSKLDTPALVEYLTEKIIGGKGTVPIADLAADTGYSTRYMHKTFERYVGVSPKLFSRIIRFQHVLNALEKPRGAETLDGIMELGYFDQNHFIKEFKEFSAVTPTKYLKRSGLLVD; from the coding sequence ATGACTCGGGCCCCGGGGCAACGCTTCAAATACCATCCGTTTCAGCCTTCCTTCAAAAAGTCGCTGCCTACCTACACAAAATTCATTGAGTCTACACCTTCCTTGTTAAGCGAAGGCATTCAATATTTCGGGTTTCATCTGGATGCCGGGCATCTCGACAGCATGTTCATTCTGCCCGACGGCTGCCTGGATATTGTGATCTGCTGTTATCCGCATCAACCCTCGGCCAACATTTGCGGCAGCATTGTTCGGCGGAGAAAAGGGATCTTCGTCAGACCGGACTGCGATTATTTCGCGATCCGGTTTCTGCCGGGGTATGCGGAGCGGTTCCTCAAATATCCGGTCAGCGAATTTACCGAGAATGAAATTCCCCTGCAGGATGTTCTTCCGCACGCGGACAGATTGCTTGAGGCGGTCGCTGCCCAGAGCAGCTTCACCGAGCGCATCCGCGCCTTTGAAGCGTTCTACACGGAGCATTACAGCAGCAAGCTTGACACGCCGGCGCTGGTGGAATATTTGACCGAAAAAATCATCGGAGGCAAAGGAACTGTACCGATCGCCGATCTCGCTGCGGATACCGGTTACTCCACACGGTACATGCATAAAACCTTCGAACGTTACGTCGGAGTGTCGCCCAAGCTGTTCAGCAGAATCATCCGTTTTCAGCATGTGCTGAACGCCCTGGAGAAGCCTCGCGGAGCCGAGACGCTAGACGGGATTATGGAGCTGGGGTATTTTGACCAGAACCATTTCATCAAAGAATTCAAGGAGTTCAGCGCTGTGACGCCGACCAAATACTTGAAACGGTCCGGATTGCTGGTGGATTAA
- a CDS encoding glutathione S-transferase family protein: MSVAKKHPVFEQELRSDGSFVPQKNLFTVPFGYGPGEHRPEAGRYRLLWMKACPYAHRAVIVRRLLGLEEAISLGTASHFRTEFGWEFSLDEGGVDPVLGIRYIKEVYDAEDPEYKGRPTVPIVVDVHTGQGANSDYFRLTNELETAWAPFHKTGAPDLYPADLRAEIDELNERIFHDVNNGVYKAGFARSQEAYEKAYDVLFERLDELEERLSTRRYLHGDRLTDSDVRLYTTLVRFDAAYYTAFRANRKRIADYRHLWAYARDLFQTPGFGDTTDFDAIKRHYHLSGLLTSEGANPYRILPKGPDLSLWNTPHGRGR, translated from the coding sequence ATGAGTGTTGCGAAAAAGCATCCCGTCTTTGAACAAGAGTTGCGTTCTGACGGCAGCTTTGTTCCCCAGAAAAATCTGTTCACCGTTCCTTTCGGCTACGGCCCCGGGGAACACCGGCCGGAAGCGGGACGCTACCGGCTCCTGTGGATGAAGGCATGTCCTTATGCACATCGGGCGGTGATCGTTCGCAGACTGCTGGGCCTGGAGGAAGCGATCAGCCTCGGCACAGCGAGCCATTTTCGGACGGAATTCGGCTGGGAATTCTCGCTTGACGAGGGAGGCGTCGATCCCGTACTGGGAATCCGCTACATCAAGGAAGTGTACGACGCAGAAGACCCGGAGTACAAAGGAAGGCCGACAGTGCCCATCGTAGTCGATGTACATACCGGACAGGGAGCCAACAGCGACTACTTCCGGCTGACCAACGAGTTGGAGACGGCATGGGCCCCCTTTCATAAAACAGGCGCACCTGATTTGTATCCAGCCGATCTGCGCGCGGAAATCGACGAGCTGAACGAACGGATTTTTCATGATGTTAACAACGGCGTGTACAAAGCGGGCTTCGCCCGGTCGCAGGAGGCTTACGAGAAAGCCTACGATGTGTTGTTCGAGCGTCTGGATGAGCTTGAGGAGCGTCTGTCAACGCGCCGCTACCTGCATGGCGATCGGTTAACCGATTCCGATGTGCGGCTGTATACGACACTGGTCCGCTTCGACGCCGCTTATTACACCGCATTCCGGGCCAACCGGAAGCGCATTGCCGACTATCGCCATCTATGGGCATACGCCAGAGACTTATTCCAGACTCCCGGTTTCGGAGACACAACGGATTTTGATGCGATCAAGCGGCATTACCATCTGTCCGGGCTTCTGACATCGGAAGGGGCGAATCCTTACCGGATT
- a CDS encoding GNAT family N-acetyltransferase translates to MNIEIRNGCLNTDWERVAELMSHFGLSNAAADVHKEAFENSYATTFLYDRDRLIGFGRAVSDGVLQAAIYNIALDPDYHGHGLGRLIIDDLLRAVRHCNVILYTHPDKVSFYRHLGFRRMKTGMALYLDESKVDEMGFIE, encoded by the coding sequence ATGAACATTGAGATTCGTAACGGCTGTCTGAACACGGACTGGGAGAGGGTCGCGGAATTGATGTCCCATTTTGGACTTTCGAACGCGGCGGCGGATGTGCACAAGGAGGCATTCGAGAACAGCTACGCCACAACTTTTCTATATGACCGGGACCGGTTGATCGGCTTCGGCAGAGCCGTCTCGGACGGCGTTCTGCAGGCTGCCATTTACAATATCGCGCTCGATCCCGATTATCACGGACATGGCCTGGGCCGCCTGATTATTGATGATCTGCTGCGCGCGGTCCGGCATTGCAATGTGATTCTGTATACGCATCCCGACAAAGTGAGCTTCTACCGCCACCTTGGCTTCCGGAGGATGAAGACCGGCATGGCGCTGTATCTGGACGAGAGCAAGGTCGACGAGATGGGATTTATCGAATAA